The DNA window GAAAGAGTGGGGATTACAAATGCCAATTTATCCATACTCAAAAACAACAAGGCAAAGGCCATAAGATTTACAACACTGGAAGCCATATGCAGAGAGCTTAATTGTCAGCCGGGAGATATACTAGAGTATGCTTCAG is part of the Crassaminicella profunda genome and encodes:
- a CDS encoding helix-turn-helix domain-containing protein, giving the protein MGIIVNLDVMMAKRKISLTELAERVGITNANLSILKNNKAKAIRFTTLEAICRELNCQPGDILEYASEKDK